From the Candidatus Peregrinibacteria bacterium genome, one window contains:
- a CDS encoding transposase translates to MEEYWNNGVESLSNRIFEGEGKDTCSTTILKRNSIVHRGNAPYCPEENGKIERFHGTLNQRSIQYYWYPSDTLETLEYELQSFLKYYNFKKRYRGLGMHGLTPYKKLSLLAFRLDLFSSQNVNLTLQYNMI, encoded by the coding sequence ATGGAGGAATACTGGAATAATGGTGTAGAAAGTCTGAGTAATAGGATCTTCGAAGGAGAAGGAAAAGATACATGTAGCACTACCATCCTGAAAAGAAACTCTATAGTGCACAGAGGAAACGCTCCTTATTGTCCAGAAGAGAATGGTAAGATAGAAAGATTTCATGGAACACTGAATCAGAGATCCATACAGTACTATTGGTATCCATCTGACACCCTAGAGACTTTGGAATACGAACTTCAGTCATTTCTGAAATATTACAATTTTAAGAAAAGATACAGAGGGCTTGGAATGCATGGATTGACTCCTTATAAAAAGCTTTCTCTTCTTGCATTCAGATTGGATCTCTTCTCATCTCAAAATGTAAACTTGACGCTGCAATACAATATGATTTGA